Proteins from one Triticum aestivum cultivar Chinese Spring chromosome 7A, IWGSC CS RefSeq v2.1, whole genome shotgun sequence genomic window:
- the LOC123151614 gene encoding protein DETOXIFICATION 16, which translates to MEKASLEEALLPRSPVCKELGEDESLAVGDEVKRQLWLAGPLIAGCLMQNLIQMISVMFVGHLGELPLAGASMASSFAAVTGFSLLLGMATALDTLCGQAFGARQYHLLGIYKQRAMVVLTAASVPLAVVWFYTGEILLLFGQDPDIAAEAGTYARWMIPALFAFGLLQCHVRFLQTQNIVLPVMLSAAATALCHLVVCWLLVYVLGLSSKGAAIGNAVSYWINVVILAVYVRVSSSCKKTWTGFSMEAFHDQLSFFRLAVPSALMVCLEWWSFETLVLLSGLLPNPKLETSVLSITLNTANCLFMIPYGLGATISTRVSNELGAGRPGAARLAVRVVMFFAILEGLIMGVVLVSVRRVWGHAYSDEEEVVTYVAKMVLVIAVSNFLDGIQSVLSGVARGCGWQKICACINLGAFYAVGIPAAYLLAFVLHVGGMGLWIGIIFGILVQVLLFVAITLCTDWHKEATKAKNRVFTSSLPTDLLEK; encoded by the exons ATGGAGAAGGCAAGCCTCGAGGAAGCGCTCCTCCCGAGGAGCCCGGTGTGCAAGGAGCTCGGGGAGGACGAGAGCCTGGCCGTGGGCGACGAGGTGAAGCGGCAGCTGTGGCTGGCCGGGCCGCTCATCGCCGGCTGCCTGATGCAGAACCTCATCCAGATGATCTCCGTCATGTTCGTCGGCCACCTCGGCGAGCTGCCCCTCGCCGGCGCCTCCATGGCCAGCTCCTTCGCCGCCGTCACCGGATTCAGCCTGCTG cttggcaTGGCAACTGCATTGGACACTCTATGCGGACAAGCATTTGGCGCCAGGCAGTACCACCTCCTTGGCATCTACAAGCAACGCGCAATGGTGGTGCTCACCGCCGCAAGCGTCCCGCTTGCCGTGGTGTGGTTCTACACCGGCGAGATCCTGCTCCTGTTCGGGCAGGACCCCGACATCGCCGCGGAGGCGGGCACGTACGCGCGGTGGATGATcccggcgctcttcgccttcggcCTGCTGCAgtgccacgtccggttcctgcagaCGCAGAACATCGTGCTCCCGGTGATGCTGAGCGCCGCCGCGACCGCGCTGTGCCACCTCGTCGTCTGCTGGCTGCTTGTGTACGTCCTCGGCCTCAGCAGCAAGGGCGCCGCGATCGGCAACGCCGTCTCCTACTGGATCAACGTGGTCATCCTAGCCGTGTACGTGAGGGTGTCGAGCTCCTGCAAGAAGACATGGACGGGGTTCTCCATGGAAGCGTTCCATGACCAGCTCAGCTTCTTCAGGCTCGCCGTGCCGTCCGCTCTCATGGTCTG CTTGGAATGGTGGTCGTTCGAGACCCTGGTGCTGCTTTCGGGGCTTCTTCCGAACCCCAAGCTGGAGACGTCCGTCCTGTCCATCAC CCTCAACACCGCCAACTGCTTGTTCATGATCCCCTACGGCCTCGGCGCCACCATAAG CACCCGGGTTTCGAACGAGCTGGGCGCCGGCCGACCAGGGGCTGCCCGCCTCGCCGTGCGCGTCGTCATGTTCTTCGCCATTTTGGAAGGGTTGATCATGGGCGTCGTCCTGGTCTCTGTGCGCCGCGTCTGGGGCCACGCttacagcgacgaggaggaggtcgTCACGTACGTGGCCAAAATGGTGCTGGTCATTGCGGTCTCCAACTTCCTCGACGGCATTCAGAGCGTTCTCTCAG GTGTGGCTAGAGGCTGTGGGTGGCAGAAGATCTGCGCCTGCATCAACCTCGGCGCGTTCTACGCCGTGGGCATACCGGCGGCGTACCTGCTCGCCTTCGTGCTGCACGTCGGCGGGATG GGACTTTGGATCGGAATCATCTTCGGTATTCTGGTGCAGGTCTTGCTGTTCGTGGCCATCACACTCTGCACCGACTGGCACAAGGAG GCTACGAAGGCGAAGAACAGAGTCTTCACTTCTTCTCTTCCGACGGATCTACTAGAGAAATGA